From a single Accipiter gentilis chromosome 10, bAccGen1.1, whole genome shotgun sequence genomic region:
- the LRRC59 gene encoding leucine-rich repeat-containing protein 59 isoform X2: MSRGGGKGPSLKDKLDGNELDLSLCDLNEVPVRELAALPKATILDLSCNNLISLPSDFCSLMHLVKLDLSKNRLQQLPLDFGRLVNLQHLDLLNNRLVTLPVSFAQLKLALHHSSVEILSHLSKTSLLKLSACLPYLFHLCGNQNLKWLDLKDNPLDPVLAKVAGDCLDEKQCKQAAVKVLQHMKAIQSEQDRQRQRKLQAEREMEKKREAEQRAKEAQERELRKREKAEEKERRRREYDAQKAAKQEMEKKTKKETVQARKPASSSRPPQPPRHKHSWSRSVLRVLLFVLLCVLCTLAACKLTELQRQPLCISVNTLYEDVLAALQNHKTLQNMLQQNSQQ, encoded by the exons ATGTCGCGGGGCGGCGGGAAGGGACCGAGCCTGAAGGATAAACTGGACGGCAACGAGCTGGACTTGAGCCTCTGCGACCTCAACGAGGTGCCGGTCCGGGAGCTG gcCGCTCTCCCAAAAGCTACTATATTGGATTTATCCTGTAACAACCTCATTTCCTTGCCG TCAGACTTCTGCAGTTTGATGCATCTGGTGAAACTGGATTTGAGTAAAAATCGGCTTCAACAGCTGCCCTTGGACTTTGGCCGCCTGGTCAATCTGCAGCACCTGGACCTTCTGAACAACCGTTTAGTCACCCTGCCAGTCAGCTTTGCACAGCTCAAG CTGGCTCTGCACCACAGCTCAGTGGAAATTCTCTCACATCTATCGAAAACGTCTCTGCTCAAGCTCTCTGCTTGTCTTCCGTACCTGTTTCATTTATGTGGAAACCAA AACCTGAAGTGGCTGGATCTGAAGGACAATCCCCTGGATCCCGTCCTGGCTAAAGTAGCAGGAGACTGTCTGGATGAAAAGCAGTGTAAACAGGCTGCTGTCAAG GTGCTGCAGCACATGAAAGCGATCCAGTCTGAGCAGGATCGACAACGGCAGCGGAAGCTCCAAGCAGAGCGAG AAATGGAGAAGAAGCGTGAAGCAGAACAACGAGCAAAGGAGGCTCAAGAGAGAGAACTGAGGAAGCgagagaaggcagaagaaaaggagCGCAGAAGGCGGGAGTATGATGCtcagaaagctgcaaaacaggagatggaaaagaaaactaaaaaagaaacagtgcagGCCCGAA AGCCCGCCTCCAGTTCTCGTCCCCCTCAGCCACCGCGGCACAAGCACTCCTGGTCGCGGTCGGTGCTGCGGGTCCTGCTCTTTGTGCTGCTGTGCGTCCTCTGTACTTTGGCCGCCTGCAAGCTGACAGAGCTGCAACGCCAACCTCTGTGCATCAGCGTGAACACTCTCTACGAGGACGTGTTAGCCGCTctgcaaaaccacaaaaccctgCAAAATATGCTACAACAGAACTCGCAGCAGTGA
- the LRRC59 gene encoding leucine-rich repeat-containing protein 59 isoform X1: MSRGGGKGPSLKDKLDGNELDLSLCDLNEVPVRELAALPKATILDLSCNNLISLPSDFCSLMHLVKLDLSKNRLQQLPLDFGRLVNLQHLDLLNNRLVTLPVSFAQLKNLKWLDLKDNPLDPVLAKVAGDCLDEKQCKQAAVKVLQHMKAIQSEQDRQRQRKLQAEREMEKKREAEQRAKEAQERELRKREKAEEKERRRREYDAQKAAKQEMEKKTKKETVQARKPASSSRPPQPPRHKHSWSRSVLRVLLFVLLCVLCTLAACKLTELQRQPLCISVNTLYEDVLAALQNHKTLQNMLQQNSQQ, from the exons ATGTCGCGGGGCGGCGGGAAGGGACCGAGCCTGAAGGATAAACTGGACGGCAACGAGCTGGACTTGAGCCTCTGCGACCTCAACGAGGTGCCGGTCCGGGAGCTG gcCGCTCTCCCAAAAGCTACTATATTGGATTTATCCTGTAACAACCTCATTTCCTTGCCG TCAGACTTCTGCAGTTTGATGCATCTGGTGAAACTGGATTTGAGTAAAAATCGGCTTCAACAGCTGCCCTTGGACTTTGGCCGCCTGGTCAATCTGCAGCACCTGGACCTTCTGAACAACCGTTTAGTCACCCTGCCAGTCAGCTTTGCACAGCTCAAG AACCTGAAGTGGCTGGATCTGAAGGACAATCCCCTGGATCCCGTCCTGGCTAAAGTAGCAGGAGACTGTCTGGATGAAAAGCAGTGTAAACAGGCTGCTGTCAAG GTGCTGCAGCACATGAAAGCGATCCAGTCTGAGCAGGATCGACAACGGCAGCGGAAGCTCCAAGCAGAGCGAG AAATGGAGAAGAAGCGTGAAGCAGAACAACGAGCAAAGGAGGCTCAAGAGAGAGAACTGAGGAAGCgagagaaggcagaagaaaaggagCGCAGAAGGCGGGAGTATGATGCtcagaaagctgcaaaacaggagatggaaaagaaaactaaaaaagaaacagtgcagGCCCGAA AGCCCGCCTCCAGTTCTCGTCCCCCTCAGCCACCGCGGCACAAGCACTCCTGGTCGCGGTCGGTGCTGCGGGTCCTGCTCTTTGTGCTGCTGTGCGTCCTCTGTACTTTGGCCGCCTGCAAGCTGACAGAGCTGCAACGCCAACCTCTGTGCATCAGCGTGAACACTCTCTACGAGGACGTGTTAGCCGCTctgcaaaaccacaaaaccctgCAAAATATGCTACAACAGAACTCGCAGCAGTGA